In Chrysiogenia bacterium, the genomic window TCCGTCAACTCAAAGAAGGTTTCAATGATCCGCACCCTCCTCGCTCTGACCATGCTCGCGCTCGTCGCGTCCCTGGCCCCCACCGCCCATGCGGCCGAGGGCCGCTTCACGCCCCGCTTTCGCGAGCACTACGACCTCACGCAGCTCCGCACCCCCGCGGGCAACACGACCTACGGCGGGCTCTCCAGCTCGGTGAATCTCTTTTATGAAAAGCCCCTCGAGTGGAGCCTGGGCCTCGTATTCAACCCCGTCGTCGCCGGGCGCGACAAGCAGCTCGGCACGGCGAACCTCGCGCTCCCGAGCAAGATTCGCATCTGGCACTACGGCATCGAGTATCAGCGCTTCGTGCTCGCCGAGCCCGAGAAGTACGGCCTGTTCGCGCGGGTGGGCGCATCCTTCGACGTGTTCGATGTAAAATACGCCACCACCCGCTACGGCGGCAGCTACTATCTGGGCCTTGGCTGGGAGCAGCGCGTCGGCGGCGTGGGCATCGCCCCCGAAGTAGCCTTTCGCCACATGATTTTCGAAAAGGACATTCAGGCCCGGGCCTTCACACCTTCGCTTGCCCTCCGGCTGTATTTCATCAACGAATGGCTGGAAGGACTCTAGGGAGAAGCCCATGGCGGAGATCGCGATCATCTATCACAGCGGCTACGGCCACACGAAGAAAGTGGCCGAACACGTGGCCAAGGGCGCGGCTACCGCAGGCGGCGCGGAAGTAAAGCTCTTCGCCGTCGAGGAACTGGCCGACTCGCTCTCGCCGCTCAAGAGCGCCGACGCGATGATCTTCGGGTCCCCGACCTACATGGGCGGGGTTTCGGCTCCCTTCAAGGCCTTCATGGACGCCACTTCCAACCTGTGGATGCAGCGCCGGTGGAAGGACAAGATCGCCGCGGGCTTCACCAACTCGGGAAGCCTCAGCGGCGACAAGCTCGCCGTACTCCAACACCTGGCCATCTTCGCCGCCCAGCACGGCATGATCTGGGTGGGACAATCTGAAATGCCCACGCTCACCATGGAGCCCGGCCAGCCCTCCCACGTCAACCGCGTGGGCGGTTTCCTGGGACTCATGGCCCAGTCCAACAATGCCCCGGCCGACCAGACCCCGCCCGAGGGTGACCTCAAAACAGCGGAGATGTTCGGAAAGCGCGTCGCCCAGGCGACGCTGCGATGGCTTGCGGGGAAGTCCGGCTGAGCCCTGCCCCTTTCATCGCGAGTTTTCTGCGACCTCTTCGCGCGCCTGCGCATCCCGAATGGGACAGCACGCGCACTACCCGCGCAGGAGGAACGCCATGACCACCAACAAGAAGAAGGCCACGTTCTATATGACCGGTTGCCCGGTCTGCATCAGCGTCGAGGAGCGCGTCACCCGCGCCATCGATGCCAGCCGCTACCAGATCGAGCGCGTGAACCTGCTCCAGGACCGAAGCCGCATCGACGAGGCCCGCCGCGCCGGCGTTGAATCGGTCCCGGCACTGGTCATCGAGAACATGCCCTTCCACATCAACGCCGTGGCAAAGCTCGCAGAAATCTAGGCGAGGGTCGTCCCTGTAAAACGGGGGAGACAGTTGTCTCCCCCGTTTGTTCTTCGCAGTTGCACTCGCCCGCCTGTCTGCGTAGCGTTCCCGCCATCCCGACGCAGAGGCATTCCAGATGAGCGCGCCCACCATCGACCACATTCGCGAGAACGAGTTTCCCGTCCTGCAGAACTACCTGCCGCTCAACCACGCCGGCGTTGCTCCGGTGTGCATGCGGGCCTCGGTGGCCAACGCGCAGATGGGCTCGAAGCTCGCGCGCAACGGCTTTGCCGGATACGACGCCTACATGGAACAGCTCGCCAAGGTCCGCGCGCTGTGCGGGTGGTTCATCGGCGCCCAGGCCGAGGAGATCGCCTTCGTGCGCAACACCTCCCACGGCCTCTCGCTGGTCGCTGCGGGACTGGACTGGAAGTCCGGCGACAACGTCGTCACCACCGACGCGGAATTCCCGGCCAACATGTATCCCTGGCTCAATCTCAAGGACCGGGGCGTCGAAGTGCGCACGGTGAGCGCCAAGGGCCGCGCGCCGAGCCTGGAAGAGTTCGCGGCCGTGGTCGACGAGCGCACCCGCGTGCTGGCCATCTCCCATGTGGAGTTCTCCACCGGCTGCCGCTTCGATATCAAGGCGCTGGCCGATCTCGTCCATTCAAAGGGCGGTTACCTGTGCGTGGATGCCATCCAGAGTCTGGGCGTCATCCCCGTGGACGTCACGCGCGAGGGAATCGATTTCCTGAGCGCCGACGGGCACAAGTGGATGTGCTCGTTCGAGGGGACGGGCTTCTTCTACTGCAAGCGCGAGCTGCTGGGTCGCATCCGCCCCTCGCACCTCGGATGGAACTCGGTGAAGAGCCAGTTCGATTTCGATCACTACGACCTGAGCTTCCCCGACCATGCGCGCAAGTTCGAGGAGGGTTCGCTCCCGCTGCCGCTGATCTTTGCGCTGGGCAAGGCACTCGAACTGCTGATCGAAGTGGGCATGGACGAAGTGCATCGCCGCGCCATGGGCGCGGCCGCCGCATTGCGCGCCGGGCTCTCCGAGCGCGGGCTCAAGGACCTCACCGTGCTGGGCCCGGGCGGGCCGACCCCAGTCGTCATCGTCGGCGGCGAGTTTGACCTGGCCGCCGCAACAGCAGCACTCACCGAGAAGGGCGTCCAGCATGCCCCGCGCGGCGGAGGCCTGCGCCTCTCACCGCACCACTACAACAACGTCCATGACGCCGAGCGCTTCTGGGCCCTGTTCGATGAAGTCGTGAGATGATCTGGCAAGAGGGCGGGTAGACCCCACCCCTACGAAACCCGCATGTAGGGGCGGGGTCTACCCGCCCTTCCCGTTTCAGAGCAATTCTTTGACGCCGCCGGCGATGAGGGCGGACAGATCAATGGCGTTGGTCTCGTGCGCGATGGAGTTGCACGTTACGATGCGCTCGACGGTGCTGGCCTTGAGTTCGGCATAGCCGCCGGAGGCGAAGACCGCATGAACGCCTATGCACACGGGCGGCAGCAGCCCCACGTGTTTCAGGTGCCCCACGGTCTCGATCATCGTGTGCGCGGTAGAGATGATGTCGTCTACGAGCACCGGCGTGCGGCCCAGATATTTCTCCACCTCGGGCACGGAGACTTCCACGTCGCGATCCCCGCGCCGGGTTTTCTCCAGCACCAGAAACGGCGCGCCCGCCCCCTTCGCCACGGCGCTCACCCACTGCTCGCTCTCGGCGTCGGGCCCGACCAGCACGGGCTCGCGGATGTTGCCCTGAATCCACTGCGAGATGAGCGGCGCCGCGTGCAGCGTGCGGTCGGGAATGG contains:
- a CDS encoding aminotransferase class V-fold PLP-dependent enzyme, translating into MSAPTIDHIRENEFPVLQNYLPLNHAGVAPVCMRASVANAQMGSKLARNGFAGYDAYMEQLAKVRALCGWFIGAQAEEIAFVRNTSHGLSLVAAGLDWKSGDNVVTTDAEFPANMYPWLNLKDRGVEVRTVSAKGRAPSLEEFAAVVDERTRVLAISHVEFSTGCRFDIKALADLVHSKGGYLCVDAIQSLGVIPVDVTREGIDFLSADGHKWMCSFEGTGFFYCKRELLGRIRPSHLGWNSVKSQFDFDHYDLSFPDHARKFEEGSLPLPLIFALGKALELLIEVGMDEVHRRAMGAAAALRAGLSERGLKDLTVLGPGGPTPVVIVGGEFDLAAATAALTEKGVQHAPRGGGLRLSPHHYNNVHDAERFWALFDEVVR
- a CDS encoding ribose-phosphate pyrophosphokinase, which codes for MKPLVFALPGNEELTGSICAQLEAEAGELEVHRFPDGESRVRIVTPVEGRSVAFVCTLHEPDPKIAPLLFAAGTAKELGAGRVGLVAPYLSYMRQDKRFHDGEAITSVQFGKLLSAWFDWLVTVDPHLHRHAALREVYSIPDRTLHAAPLISQWIQGNIREPVLVGPDAESEQWVSAVAKGAGAPFLVLEKTRRGDRDVEVSVPEVEKYLGRTPVLVDDIISTAHTMIETVGHLKHVGLLPPVCIGVHAVFASGGYAELKASTVERIVTCNSIAHETNAIDLSALIAGGVKELL
- a CDS encoding thioredoxin family protein, with the protein product MTTNKKKATFYMTGCPVCISVEERVTRAIDASRYQIERVNLLQDRSRIDEARRAGVESVPALVIENMPFHINAVAKLAEI
- a CDS encoding flavodoxin family protein, translating into MAEIAIIYHSGYGHTKKVAEHVAKGAATAGGAEVKLFAVEELADSLSPLKSADAMIFGSPTYMGGVSAPFKAFMDATSNLWMQRRWKDKIAAGFTNSGSLSGDKLAVLQHLAIFAAQHGMIWVGQSEMPTLTMEPGQPSHVNRVGGFLGLMAQSNNAPADQTPPEGDLKTAEMFGKRVAQATLRWLAGKSG